The DNA window TCACGGCAGATAAAGGCCATCCATGACACCATCCCCAGTCTGCGGGTTATTTTTTCCGGCTCCTCTATACTGAGAATGAGCGCCCAGGCAGCGGACCTGAGCAGAAGGGCCCTGGTTTATGAGTTGCACGGCCTGTCCTTCAGGGAATATTTGTTGTTTGCCCATAAGCAGAAATTTGAGCAGCTGACCCTGGCTCAGATTCTTGAGGATCATGTTGCCCTGGCTGGGTCCGTAGTCCCACGCATCAAGATTTTACCATGTTTCAGGGCATATCTTGACCATGGCTATTATCCATTTTTCCTGGAAGGTGTGGACCAGTATCAGTTGAAATTGACTGCGGTCATGGGACAGATTCTGGAAATGGATTTGCCTTTTGCGGCCTCCATCGCCATTAGACAGATCGGTAAGTTGAAAAAACTGCTTTACCTGATATCCACCAGTGTGCCCATGATACCGGATATTGCCAAGTTGTCTCGTATGACAGGGATTTCCAGGCCAACAATATACGATTATCTTGAGAAACTGCAGGAGGCCCGACTACTGCGCCTGGTGAGGCAAGCTGGCAAAGGGACCGTGTCTCTAACCAAGCCTGAGAAAATCTATCTTGACAATACCAATCTTGCCGTGGCCCTGGCTCAGCAGCCTGATTCCGGCACTGTTCGCGAGACCTTTTTCGCTAACCAGATCGCTTCGGCCCTGTCTCGCAGCCGTCTGGTGGATGAAGAATTGACCGTCCCGGCCAGAGGTGATTTCCTGGTTCAGGGCAAATGGACCTTTGAAGTCGGGGGCAAGGGAAAAATGGATGACCGGATCATCAACCTGCCAGAAGGATATTTAGCTGTTGATGATATTGAAGTCGGCCACAGACGAAGGATTCCCTTGTGGTTGTTCGGATTTTTGTATTGAGTTTGGGGGGTGAGCAGAAACACAGTTCCTTGTTCTTTGTTAACCAGGAACAACGAACGAAGAACCAGGAACCGCAGCGCAGCTGCTGAACAGAGGCGAAGCCGCATTGCTCTTGACAACTCAATTGCATTTATTTAAATGATTACATTGCATTTATTAACCTGAAATCGTTGCAAACGTTTAAATTAAGTAAGTGCAATCGTTAACCTCAATGTTTCTTACTTTAGGAGGCTGGTATGCGCTATCGTTCAAGAGTGGTGGACGAAGATTTGCGGCAGCGCTTGTCATCCACCGGTGCCGTGGTCATTGAAGGGCCCAAAGCTTGCGGGAAAACTGCAACTGCAAGGAACATTGCTGCCAGTGAAGTATTGCTTGATATCGATGAAAATGCCCGTCAGGCAGTAGCCATTGACCCACGCCTGGTA is part of the Desulfonatronovibrio magnus genome and encodes:
- a CDS encoding ATP-binding protein is translated as MDDDIFSQQHTLLTNLSEAKRYLYENIQWGHRLVGIVGARGVGKTTMLLQRIKDQYGDSGKAAYVSIDHPYFDARPLYEFAESFAAYGGELLCVDEVHKQADWSRQIKAIHDTIPSLRVIFSGSSILRMSAQAADLSRRALVYELHGLSFREYLLFAHKQKFEQLTLAQILEDHVALAGSVVPRIKILPCFRAYLDHGYYPFFLEGVDQYQLKLTAVMGQILEMDLPFAASIAIRQIGKLKKLLYLISTSVPMIPDIAKLSRMTGISRPTIYDYLEKLQEARLLRLVRQAGKGTVSLTKPEKIYLDNTNLAVALAQQPDSGTVRETFFANQIASALSRSRLVDEELTVPARGDFLVQGKWTFEVGGKGKMDDRIINLPEGYLAVDDIEVGHRRRIPLWLFGFLY